A segment of the Superficieibacter sp. HKU1 genome:
CCCCAGCCGAGCCCCAGCGAGAAGTCAAACGGCCCCCAGGCTTTATTGGCGACCAGATATTCCGCGTCAAACAGTCCGGTCCCGCCGATGTCACGCGCGCCAGCGGAGACCTGCGGTAGCCAGTAGCTCTCTTCCCACAGGCGCAGTTTGACGTCGAAGGCTTTGTCTTTATAGGTCTGATCGCCGGAGAAGGACTCAACGGTGCTGTAGGGCTTTGTACGCACGTCGGTATAACGCAGGGTGGTTTCCAGCCACGGGAACAGCTGAACTGAGGCGGAGTAGTAGCGATACTGATCGTTATCACGGTAGTTAAGGCTCAGCTCCCCTTCCCGCGCCATGCGGGCGGTCGGCGTTTGTAACAGCCCTACGCCGCCAAAGTCGGATTGCGAGGGGCCAATGGGAGCCGGATAGGTTTCTGCCTGGCAGGCCGCGCTGACACCCAGCGCCAGTAAACTGTAGAGATACGTTTTTTTCATTATTCAGGTACCCGCTGCGTCAGGGAGCGAACAATATCTGCATTGAGTTCATCCGGGGTCTGACTCCATAACGAGTCGGCAAAACCGACAAAGATCGTGCTGCCCGGCATCAGCTCTACGTGGCGATGATTCCAGTACGCCACCGGCACTTTTTGCGTGCGCCCGTCAGGATAAATAACCCACGCGTAGCTGCGGTCTGCGCCACTCAGCACATTAATGCCATCAAGGTAACTGGCCACATCACGACCAGGCGTAAACGGTTTTTTCCCCGGCTGGCTTACCAGCCCAAAAAGTGTTACCGACGTGGGACGCGGCCCCGCCCACAGGCTGTACTCGCCTTCCAGCCGCGGATTACCGCTGTTGCTGACCCGAACGGTATCCGGGTCAAGGTTAATCCGCTGTCTGCCGGTCACGTTTACTGCCTTTAGCTGCTGGCGCAGCGCGTTAATGGCGGCTCTGTCGTCACCGCTCTCTTCGCTCGCCACCGTTGCCAGACGCGCCAGTAATGTCTGATGCTGCCGTTGTGCAACGACGGTGGCCTGGCGCTCGCCGATCACCGCGCCCGGCCACCAGCTATCCGCCAGCTGCGGTTGCCCGACAAGATCGATAAGATGTTCTGCGCCAGTCAGCGTTTTCGGTTGCGCACCCGGCGGGGAATAAACCTGTACCGTTCCTGCCGCCATCGCCAGGGAGGACATAAGGCTCATCATCAGCGACGCAATGACATGTTTTTTCATGGTTTCGCCGCCTTGATTAATGTGGTTTTGACCGGGAAGAAATCCGCACCCAGGTACTGTACCGACTGCCGGATTTGTCCTTCACTGTCGACCCAATACTGGTTGTGCCAGCGGGCCTGATCGGTTTCCACCTCTTCGTCGAGAACGCGCACAGATGTACTTTCACCGCCAACCACAACGCTGTCCGTTCCCTGCCAGTGAAAGACGGAGCGGGCGGTGGCGTAGCGCACCTGTTGGTATTCAGTCCAGCCCATCGTTCGGGTCCAGCTGGCTCCGTCAACGATCTGGTTCGGCTTCGCCAGCGGGTCGGCGGCCAGATTGTTCACTTCCAGCAGGTTATCGCCGCCGAGCAGGGTTTTGACGAGACGCCCGTGCCGGGTCACCAGCGTGGCCTGATCCTGCGTCACCCATTTCTGCTGCCCGTTTTCGGCGAAAGCGAGCACCACAAACAGCTGCGGGCCATTGTTAAGCTGCACATACTGGCTGGCGTACGGCATGTTTTGAATATCATCGTCCGTGAGATGGACCCCAGGTGTACCAAACAGGCTGTTCCACAATGAGTCTCCTAACCCTTTTGTGGTTGATGAACAGGCCTGGAGTAGCAGGCAAATCATAACGAGTGCTGGTCGCTTCACGACTCTTCTCTCCGGAGGGGCAAAATAACCACACCGAAGTGTGGTTATGGTTAATGTACCCGGTGTTAGCGGGTACTGGTGGTCGTGGTGGTTGTAGTCCCGGTATTGGAACCATCACCACCACCCGTTGCCGCCAGAGCGACACCCACGGCCGAGCTTACGGGGCTGACGCTGCTTGTGGTGGAACTCCCCACAGAGACAGACGTCGCCGCCGAACCTGCGGCCTCACCGACCTGAACCGGTGCTGCATACGCGGTCGCAGCCGCGCAGGCGGTTATGGCAAAAATGCCATACAGGATTTTACGCATATCAATTTCCCTTCATTGAATGAATGGAGGTGCCTGAAATATCCAGGCGGGTTCGAGTATACACAACCCGAATTGAGGAGATATCGTGAAGAAATAGGCGCTGGATTTAAGTAAAATCAGATAAAATAATATTATACGAATATAAAAACATTAAAAATCAAAGACATTTAAAATAACAAATATACGGATAATCCTAAAAGAACAGAGTGTGATGCCGGATACATAAATACTTTTCAGATTATGCTCACAAATAAGGAAGCGGTAAATTAGCCTACAAGAAGAATTATCCGATAAAAAAATACCGGCAATTTGCCGGTATTTTTTGTTGGTATTTATTAACCGCGCCAGGCTTTATAGCGGTTAATTAATCCATTCGTCGAGCTGTCATGGCTATCGACTTCTTTGTCTTCTTTCAGCTCCGGCAGAATGCGGTTTGCCAGCTGTTTACCCAGCTCCACGCCCCACTGGTCGAAGGTGAAAATGTTCAGGATCACGCCCTGCGTGAAGATTTTGTGCTCGTACAACGCAATCAGCGCTCCCAGGCTGAACGGGGTGATCTCGCGCAGCAGGATCGAGTTGGTCGGACGGTTGCCTTCGAACACCTTGAACGGTACCACGTGTTCCAGCGTTTTCGGATCTTTACCCTGGTCGGCATATTCCTGCTCGACAACTTCGCGGGACTTACCAAACGCCAGCGCTTCAGTCTGGGCGAAGAAGTTAGACAGCAGCTTCGGATGGTGATCGGACAGCGGGTTGTGGGTGATGGCCGGAGCAATGAAATCGCACGGAACCATTTTGGTGCCCTGGTGGATCAGCTGGTAAAACGCATGCTGACCGTTGGTGCCAGGCTCACCCCAGATGATCGGGCCGGTCTGGTAATCGACGGCATTGCCGTTACGGTCAACGTACTTACCGTTGGATTCCATGTTGCCCTGCTGGAAGTAGGCGGCGAAACGGTGCATGTACTGGTCATACGGCAGGATCGCTTCGGTTTCTGCGCCAAAGAAATTGTTATACCAGATGCCGATCAGCGCCAGCAGTACCGGCAGGTTCTGCTCAGGGGCAGTCGTGGAGAAATGTTTGTCCATCGCATGCGCGCCAGACAGCAGCTCAACAAAGTTGTCGTAGCCTACGGAAAGAATGATCGACAGGCCAATCGCCGACCACAGGGAGTAGCGACCGCCAACCCAGTCCCAGAACTCGAACATATTGGCGGTATCAATACCAAACTCGCCGACGGCTTTTGCGTTGGTAGACAGCGCAGCAAAGTGTTTCGCCACGTGTTTTTCATCACCTGCGGTTTTCAGGAACCAGTCACGCGCGCTGTGAGCGTTAGTCATGGTTTCCTGAGTGGTGAAGGTCTTGGACGCGACCAGGAACAGAGTGCTTTCCGGGTTCACTTTTTTCAGCACTTCGGCGATGTGAGTCCCATCGACGTTAGAGACAAAGTGCATATTCAGATGATTTTTGTACGGACGTAGCGCTTCGGTCACCATGAACGGACCGAGGTCGGAGCCGCCGATACCGATGTTCACCACGTCAGTAATTGGCTTGCCGGTATAACCTTTCCACTGACCAGAAATGATGGCCTCTGAGAAGGTTTTCATCTTCTCCAGCACCGCATTCACTTCCGGCATGACATCTTTGCCGTCAACGATAATCGGCGTGTTGCTGCGGTTACGCAGCGCGACGTGCAGCACGGCGCGGTCTTCGGTGCGGTTGATTTTCTCGCCGGCGAACATGGATTTAATAGCACCAGCCAGGTCGGTCTCTTTCGCCAGATCCTGAAGCTTCGCCAGCGT
Coding sequences within it:
- a CDS encoding capsule biosynthesis GfcC D2 domain-containing protein; protein product: MKKHVIASLMMSLMSSLAMAAGTVQVYSPPGAQPKTLTGAEHLIDLVGQPQLADSWWPGAVIGERQATVVAQRQHQTLLARLATVASEESGDDRAAINALRQQLKAVNVTGRQRINLDPDTVRVSNSGNPRLEGEYSLWAGPRPTSVTLFGLVSQPGKKPFTPGRDVASYLDGINVLSGADRSYAWVIYPDGRTQKVPVAYWNHRHVELMPGSTIFVGFADSLWSQTPDELNADIVRSLTQRVPE
- a CDS encoding YjbF family lipoprotein; the encoded protein is MKRPALVMICLLLQACSSTTKGLGDSLWNSLFGTPGVHLTDDDIQNMPYASQYVQLNNGPQLFVVLAFAENGQQKWVTQDQATLVTRHGRLVKTLLGGDNLLEVNNLAADPLAKPNQIVDGASWTRTMGWTEYQQVRYATARSVFHWQGTDSVVVGGESTSVRVLDEEVETDQARWHNQYWVDSEGQIRQSVQYLGADFFPVKTTLIKAAKP
- the yjbE gene encoding exopolysaccharide production protein YjbE, producing MRKILYGIFAITACAAATAYAAPVQVGEAAGSAATSVSVGSSTTSSVSPVSSAVGVALAATGGGDGSNTGTTTTTTTSTR
- the pgi gene encoding glucose-6-phosphate isomerase, coding for MKNINPTQTSAWQALQKHYDEMKDVTIADLFAKDADRFSKFSATFNDAMLVDFSKNRITEETLAKLQDLAKETDLAGAIKSMFAGEKINRTEDRAVLHVALRNRSNTPIIVDGKDVMPEVNAVLEKMKTFSEAIISGQWKGYTGKPITDVVNIGIGGSDLGPFMVTEALRPYKNHLNMHFVSNVDGTHIAEVLKKVNPESTLFLVASKTFTTQETMTNAHSARDWFLKTAGDEKHVAKHFAALSTNAKAVGEFGIDTANMFEFWDWVGGRYSLWSAIGLSIILSVGYDNFVELLSGAHAMDKHFSTTAPEQNLPVLLALIGIWYNNFFGAETEAILPYDQYMHRFAAYFQQGNMESNGKYVDRNGNAVDYQTGPIIWGEPGTNGQHAFYQLIHQGTKMVPCDFIAPAITHNPLSDHHPKLLSNFFAQTEALAFGKSREVVEQEYADQGKDPKTLEHVVPFKVFEGNRPTNSILLREITPFSLGALIALYEHKIFTQGVILNIFTFDQWGVELGKQLANRILPELKEDKEVDSHDSSTNGLINRYKAWRG